One region of Sandaracinaceae bacterium genomic DNA includes:
- the ptsP gene encoding phosphoenolpyruvate--protein phosphotransferase — protein MSDGLSLRGVAVSVGIALGPAWVMARVRPAGIRRVARAGVASELRRFGAAIERAHAELEDAIAAAASVPSAPLRDILEAHRQLTCDPTLRARVERLIGDELLDAESALQQVMGGFARTLETSDGAYLRELAHDIEQVTGYLVDALAGHKPVAEPPPGVVLVVRDLPPREALRMRERGVVGLVATRGSATSHTALLARALGIPAVVGVRDALTSIETGTPLAVDGFAGVCLVRPSEEQQLRARARATRFDMFLRGLADRAHEPLRTADGHAVDLRANIELPSEGSALGERGAAGVGLFRTEYLFLAGPSLPSEGAQARSYAQLLRDVAPHPVTFRTFDLGADELREGLPRAAREGQPSPNPALAPRGLRFALESHELLRAQLRATLRASAEVDGARAELLFPMVVSRRDLLAALGIYAEEREALTRAGLVLPPIPIGAMIEVPAAVLMVDVFLPHVDFVAIGTNDLLQYSLAVDRADPASARWARAFEPALLRAIYHVIAQAQRAGKPVRVCGDAAADPIALPILLGLGARQLSVPPPALPVAAATIRRLTLEGLEPLAQEAIRMGDAADVEQRVVAQLSGVLADLWVEQGYSPGEG, from the coding sequence GTGAGCGACGGCCTGTCGCTCCGGGGTGTGGCGGTGTCGGTGGGCATCGCGCTCGGGCCTGCGTGGGTCATGGCACGCGTCCGTCCTGCAGGAATCCGCCGAGTGGCCCGCGCTGGCGTCGCGTCCGAGCTGCGGCGCTTCGGGGCGGCCATCGAGCGCGCGCACGCCGAGCTGGAAGACGCCATCGCGGCCGCCGCGTCGGTCCCGAGCGCGCCGCTGCGCGACATCCTCGAGGCGCACCGGCAGCTCACCTGCGACCCCACGCTGCGCGCCCGTGTGGAGCGCCTGATCGGAGACGAGCTGCTGGACGCCGAGAGCGCGCTCCAGCAGGTGATGGGCGGCTTCGCCCGCACGCTCGAGACCTCCGACGGGGCGTACCTGCGCGAGCTGGCCCACGACATCGAGCAAGTCACCGGTTACTTGGTGGACGCCCTCGCGGGCCACAAGCCGGTGGCCGAGCCTCCGCCCGGGGTGGTGCTGGTGGTGCGTGACCTGCCTCCGCGCGAGGCGCTGCGCATGCGTGAGCGCGGCGTGGTGGGGTTGGTGGCCACGCGTGGGAGCGCCACCAGTCACACCGCCCTCTTGGCACGTGCGCTGGGCATCCCCGCCGTCGTGGGGGTGCGTGACGCGCTGACGTCCATCGAGACCGGCACGCCGCTGGCGGTGGACGGCTTCGCCGGGGTCTGCCTCGTGCGCCCGAGCGAGGAGCAACAGCTGCGCGCGCGCGCACGGGCCACGCGCTTCGACATGTTCCTGCGGGGGCTGGCCGACCGCGCGCACGAGCCGCTGCGGACAGCAGACGGCCACGCGGTGGACCTGCGCGCCAACATCGAGCTCCCGTCCGAGGGGAGCGCGCTCGGGGAGCGAGGCGCTGCGGGCGTCGGGCTCTTTCGCACCGAGTACCTCTTCCTGGCGGGGCCGAGCTTGCCCTCCGAAGGTGCCCAGGCGCGGTCCTATGCGCAGCTGCTGCGCGATGTGGCGCCGCACCCGGTGACCTTCCGCACCTTCGATCTGGGCGCCGACGAGCTGCGCGAGGGGCTCCCGCGGGCGGCGCGCGAGGGGCAGCCGTCTCCCAACCCTGCGCTCGCCCCACGTGGCCTGCGCTTCGCCCTCGAGTCGCACGAGCTGCTGCGCGCCCAGCTGCGCGCCACCTTGCGGGCCAGCGCCGAGGTCGACGGCGCCCGCGCCGAGCTGCTCTTCCCCATGGTCGTGAGCCGGCGCGATCTTCTCGCTGCGCTCGGCATCTACGCCGAGGAGCGCGAGGCCCTCACGCGCGCCGGCCTCGTGCTCCCGCCCATCCCCATCGGCGCCATGATCGAGGTCCCGGCTGCGGTGCTCATGGTGGACGTGTTCCTGCCACACGTGGACTTCGTGGCCATCGGCACCAACGACCTGCTCCAGTACAGCCTCGCCGTGGACCGCGCGGATCCGGCTTCGGCGCGCTGGGCGCGCGCGTTCGAGCCTGCGCTGCTGCGGGCCATCTACCACGTCATCGCCCAGGCCCAGCGCGCTGGGAAGCCCGTGCGGGTGTGCGGTGACGCGGCGGCGGATCCCATCGCCCTGCCCATCCTGCTCGGCCTCGGCGCGCGCCAGCTGTCGGTGCCTCCTCCAGCGCTGCCCGTGGCGGCGGCCACCATCCGGCGGCTGACCCTCGAAGGCCTCGAGCCTTTGGCCCAAGAGGCGATCCGCATGGGCGATGCAGCCGACGTGGAGCAGCGCGTGGTGGCGCAGCTGAGTGGTGTGCTGGCGGACCTTTGGGTGGAGCAGGGGTACTCGCCCGGCGAGGGGTGA